CTCCGCAAGCGGCACCCGAGTCAGCAGCCTCTGCCGACTCAGCCGCGCCTCCGTGTGCTGGTCGACGATCTCCTCGCTCAACGGCGGGCAGTGCCCCGCGAACACCGCCCGCGCGTATGCCTCCGTCTGCAACAACCCTGGTACCAGCAGCGGATCGTAGGAGAACCGGCTCACCACCTCCGCCTCGATCACCGCGAAGTTGCGAAAGAAGCGGGGCAGCTTCGCCCGATCCACCTCATCCTGGAGCACCTCCAGAACCCCGCCCGCCTCTAGCACCCGCTCCGCCGCCGTCGTAAACGCCTCCTTCGCCGGCCGCCGCCCCTGCTCCACCGAGGCCACCTGCTCCAGCGAATAGCCGATCGCGTCCCCGAGCTGCTGCTGGTTCAACCCGGCCCGCTTGCGCAGATGCTGGAGCAGCACACCGTACGCCGACCACACGCCCGGCAGATCGGGTCCCTCCTCCGGCGTCTTCGCCATGCGACCAGCTCGTGTGTCTCGTCCGTCCCGTACCGTCCTCACACGTCACGCCCTTCCATCCCGTTCCGCACCCCGCCGCCCACGGCCGCGCTCGCCACCGGGCCATGTTCAACGCGGCTCGCAGCCGACGGGACACGCCACAGGACCCGTACAACGCCCGTACAGGGCCCGTACAAGCAAACCCCCGGCCAGTCGCCCCCTCCGTACGACTGGGAAGCCGTACGGCCGTCGGACCTGGTCACCTGGCGGTTCATCCCGCCACGCTGACCCCGTGACCCACCCTCAGATCACCGGCGAAGCCAAGCCGCCCCACACGCCCGCCCCTCAACTGGTCCTGCGCTTCAGCGGCACCAGACGCGGCGCCCGCCTCGCCCGCCAACTCGCCACCCAGCAGTTCACCGAGTGGACAGGCCTCCCGCACGACTCCGACCCCGCCCGGACCGTCGCCCTCGTCACGTCCGAACTCGCGGCCAACGCCGTCCGCCACGGCAGCCTCCCCGGCCGGGACTTCCGGCTTGCGCTGCTCCTCCTGCCGAACGCACTCCGCATCGAGGTGACCGACACCCGCCCGGAGCGCCATCCTGAACCTGCCTCCACCGCCCCGCAGTCACTCGACGCCCCGTCGGGACGGGGACTGCTGCTGGTGGAGGCGTACGCCGAATGCTGGGGCTGGGAATGCCGGGACGCTTACACGAAGACCGTGTGGGGCGAGGTGGCGCTCCCGTCCTTGCCAGAGGCGCAGGCGGCGACGAACGCAGCGAAGAATCTCTTGTGAACTCAGTGCATGAAGGAGATACTGTTTCCGTTCCCGTCGTCCGTGCCCCGTTGGGCGAACACTCCTGGGCGTCCCCTGTGAGGATCCATGCTCGACCACCGTCTCGTGCAGACTGCCGTGATCGGTAACGCAAGCTCCGACCACCCGGTGATCCTGCCCATGGAAGCCGCGGAGCTGGAGGTCTGGCGCAGGCGCCACCCGAACTACACCTACTGGTGTGGTTACGAACTCGGTGGATGCGGCGGCAGGTTGATGGATCGCCTCTACCACGACAAGGTATGCCACTTCGCCCACGTGGCCGGCGGCCCCACCT
This portion of the Streptomyces mirabilis genome encodes:
- a CDS encoding helix-turn-helix transcriptional regulator — translated: MAKTPEEGPDLPGVWSAYGVLLQHLRKRAGLNQQQLGDAIGYSLEQVASVEQGRRPAKEAFTTAAERVLEAGGVLEVLQDEVDRAKLPRFFRNFAVIEAEVVSRFSYDPLLVPGLLQTEAYARAVFAGHCPPLSEEIVDQHTEARLSRQRLLTRVPLAELSFIVSEEALRNPVGNAAVMRGQWQQLLEVGALRNVEVQVMPASPGFHAGLDGPFVVLESKEHQHLGYIESQEVGCVVRDPAEVSAFGLRYGKLRSQALNGVESARLIERLVGET
- a CDS encoding ATP-binding protein — its product is MTHPQITGEAKPPHTPAPQLVLRFSGTRRGARLARQLATQQFTEWTGLPHDSDPARTVALVTSELAANAVRHGSLPGRDFRLALLLLPNALRIEVTDTRPERHPEPASTAPQSLDAPSGRGLLLVEAYAECWGWECRDAYTKTVWGEVALPSLPEAQAATNAAKNLL